A genomic region of Noviherbaspirillum sp. L7-7A contains the following coding sequences:
- a CDS encoding RNB domain-containing ribonuclease, whose amino-acid sequence MNLFFEESGDFKAGAVLSQQGEAYQVELPTGKRAKVRARDVLLQFAAPTPAEMLADAQRIADEVDLDFLWEVAGQEEFGFAELGTEYFGHAPQAHEAAGLVLKLHSAPIYFHRKGRGRYKAAPEATLKAALAGLEKKRQQQLVQAGYVEELKAGRLPEAMKPITTQLLFKPDKNSIEYKALDAAASELQTTPQRLMLSVGAIASPKELHFTRFLLENFPRGTGFPPVAIPPRPSLPVADVQAFSIDDVTTTEIDDAFSVTRLDDGKVRIGIHIAAPGLGIARNDAIDAIARQRMSTVYMPGDKITMLPDELVAAFTLAEGHTCPALSLYLTLDTTDWSVIASETRSEAVPIAANLRHNDLDELVTEDNLAQGAGDYPYKEEIGLLWQWAQVLEQGRQVKRESFGLKPEQNNRVDFNFYVEDDVVTISRRKRGAPLDKIVAELMILANSTWGKLMHDHGVPGIYRAQGGGSGGWATRMQVRMVTHAAPHQGLGVDQYAWSTSPLRRYTDLVNQWQIMACVQHGVTAPLAAPFKPKDADLFAIVSAFDAAYAAYAEFQSSMERYWCLRWLAQEQARQVEAVVLKDEIVRLVDIPLVLKLSGMAQLARGTQVRLDLLRWDEVDLSVEARLLEVEAGPGDDTLAEADDALADEAELAAGMPPLEADPAQQTEAAESVEAGADARADAAPPVA is encoded by the coding sequence ATGAATCTATTTTTTGAAGAGTCCGGCGATTTCAAGGCCGGCGCGGTGTTATCCCAGCAGGGCGAGGCCTACCAGGTCGAACTGCCGACGGGCAAGCGGGCCAAGGTCAGGGCGCGCGACGTGCTGCTGCAGTTCGCCGCGCCGACACCGGCCGAGATGCTGGCCGATGCGCAGCGTATCGCCGATGAAGTCGACCTCGACTTCCTGTGGGAAGTGGCGGGCCAGGAAGAGTTCGGCTTTGCCGAGCTGGGCACGGAATATTTCGGCCATGCGCCGCAGGCCCATGAGGCGGCCGGCCTGGTGCTGAAGCTGCATTCGGCGCCCATCTATTTTCATCGCAAGGGACGCGGCCGCTACAAGGCGGCGCCCGAGGCGACCCTGAAGGCGGCGCTGGCCGGCCTGGAAAAGAAGCGGCAGCAGCAGCTGGTGCAGGCCGGCTATGTCGAGGAACTGAAGGCCGGCCGCTTGCCGGAGGCGATGAAGCCGATCACCACCCAGCTCCTGTTCAAGCCGGACAAGAACAGCATCGAGTACAAGGCGCTGGACGCGGCCGCCTCGGAGCTGCAGACCACGCCGCAGCGGCTGATGCTGTCGGTCGGCGCGATCGCCTCGCCCAAGGAACTGCATTTCACCCGCTTCCTGCTGGAGAACTTCCCCAGGGGCACCGGCTTTCCGCCCGTGGCCATTCCGCCGCGGCCGTCGCTGCCGGTGGCCGACGTGCAGGCGTTTTCGATCGACGATGTCACCACTACTGAAATCGACGACGCCTTCTCCGTCACCCGCCTGGACGACGGCAAGGTCCGCATCGGCATCCATATCGCCGCCCCCGGCCTGGGCATTGCCCGCAACGACGCCATCGATGCCATCGCCCGCCAGCGCATGTCCACTGTCTATATGCCCGGCGACAAGATCACCATGCTGCCGGATGAGCTGGTGGCGGCATTCACGCTGGCTGAAGGACACACCTGCCCGGCGCTGTCGCTCTACCTGACGCTCGACACCACGGACTGGAGCGTGATCGCCAGCGAAACCCGCAGCGAGGCGGTGCCGATCGCGGCCAACCTGCGCCACAACGACCTCGATGAACTGGTCACCGAAGACAACCTGGCCCAGGGCGCCGGCGACTATCCGTACAAGGAAGAGATCGGATTGCTGTGGCAGTGGGCGCAGGTGCTGGAACAGGGCCGTCAGGTCAAGCGCGAGTCGTTCGGCCTGAAACCGGAGCAGAACAACCGGGTCGACTTCAATTTCTATGTCGAGGACGACGTCGTCACCATCAGCCGCAGGAAGCGCGGCGCGCCGCTGGACAAGATCGTCGCCGAGCTGATGATCCTGGCCAACAGCACCTGGGGCAAGCTGATGCACGACCATGGCGTTCCCGGCATCTATCGGGCGCAGGGCGGCGGCAGTGGCGGCTGGGCCACGCGCATGCAGGTGCGCATGGTCACCCACGCGGCGCCGCACCAGGGCCTGGGGGTGGACCAGTATGCATGGAGCACCTCGCCGCTGCGCCGCTACACCGACTTGGTCAACCAGTGGCAGATCATGGCCTGCGTGCAGCATGGCGTGACCGCCCCGCTGGCCGCGCCGTTCAAGCCCAAGGATGCCGACCTGTTCGCCATCGTGTCCGCCTTCGACGCCGCCTATGCCGCCTATGCCGAGTTCCAGTCCTCGATGGAACGCTACTGGTGCCTGCGCTGGCTGGCGCAGGAGCAGGCGCGCCAGGTCGAGGCCGTGGTGCTGAAGGACGAGATCGTGCGCCTGGTCGACATTCCGCTGGTGCTGAAGCTGTCCGGCATGGCGCAGCTGGCGCGCGGCACCCAGGTCAGGCTGGACCTGCTGCGCTGGGACGAGGTCGACCTGTCGGTCGAGGCGCGCCTGCTGGAAGTGGAAGCCGGTCCGGGCGACGACACACTGGCCGAGGCCGACGATGCGCTGGCCGACGAGGCCGAACTGGCGGCCGGCATGCCGCCGCTGGAAGCCGATCCGGCGCAGCAGACCGAGGCCGCCGAGTCGGTGGAAGCGGGCGCCGACGCCCGTGCCGATGCCGCGCCGCCTGTTGCGT
- a CDS encoding chorismate lyase has protein sequence MNRWLAHLPPGSAPPLLRPWLIEPGSLTARLQAHSRHFEVRLLRQSHGVCQPDQAAVIGLSRAARVREREVLLCCDGEAVVYAHTVTALSSAADWPFFHRLGQRSLGTALFSDPLIARGCLQHARLHARHALARRAAAAAPACGNERVLHARRCLYRRHRGLLLVTELFLPTLARLAPRR, from the coding sequence GTGAATCGCTGGCTCGCCCATCTGCCGCCGGGCAGTGCGCCGCCATTGCTGCGGCCCTGGCTGATCGAGCCCGGCTCCCTGACCGCCAGGCTGCAGGCGCACAGCCGGCACTTTGAAGTCAGGCTGCTACGGCAGTCGCATGGCGTATGCCAGCCGGACCAGGCCGCCGTGATTGGCCTTTCGCGCGCGGCCCGGGTGCGCGAGCGTGAGGTGCTTTTGTGCTGCGATGGCGAAGCGGTGGTGTATGCCCATACCGTGACGGCATTGTCCAGCGCCGCCGACTGGCCCTTCTTCCATCGCCTGGGCCAGCGCTCGCTTGGCACGGCGCTGTTTTCCGACCCCCTGATCGCGCGCGGCTGCCTGCAGCATGCGCGCCTCCATGCGCGCCATGCACTGGCGCGCCGTGCCGCGGCCGCGGCGCCCGCGTGCGGCAACGAGCGGGTGCTCCATGCCCGCCGCTGTCTCTACCGACGGCACCGCGGGCTGTTGCTCGTGACTGAATTATTTCTGCCGACACTGGCACGACTGGCGCCGCGGCGCTGA
- a CDS encoding YqiA/YcfP family alpha/beta fold hydrolase, which translates to MIVYLHGFRSSPQSFKARLLNQRLHALGRGADYLCPQLPASPAGAIALVQSLIAGQSPQQLTLIGSSLGGYYATWLAEQTGCRAVLLNPAVSPPGDLEKYVGITTGWHDGQPFEFKREYIAELQALAVQHISQPERYFLVAATGDEVLDWCDMTRHYAGARQLVIQGSDHGLSGFADQIDAVLAFCDGAEPLA; encoded by the coding sequence ATGATCGTCTATCTGCACGGATTCCGCTCCTCGCCGCAGTCCTTCAAGGCGCGCCTGCTAAACCAGCGGCTGCACGCGCTTGGCCGTGGCGCGGACTATCTGTGCCCGCAGTTGCCTGCCTCGCCGGCGGGGGCCATCGCCCTGGTGCAGTCGCTGATCGCCGGCCAGTCGCCGCAGCAACTGACGCTGATCGGCTCGTCCCTGGGTGGCTACTATGCGACCTGGCTGGCCGAGCAAACCGGCTGCCGCGCGGTGCTGCTGAACCCGGCGGTGTCGCCGCCGGGCGACTTGGAAAAATATGTCGGCATCACCACCGGCTGGCATGACGGCCAGCCTTTCGAATTCAAGCGGGAATACATCGCCGAGCTGCAGGCGCTGGCGGTGCAGCATATCAGCCAGCCGGAGCGTTATTTCCTGGTCGCGGCCACCGGCGACGAGGTGCTGGACTGGTGCGACATGACCCGCCACTATGCCGGCGCGCGGCAACTGGTGATACAGGGCAGCGACCACGGCCTGTCCGGCTTTGCCGACCAGATCGACGCGGTGCTGGCATTCTGCGACGGCGCGGAGCCGCTGGCGTGA
- the mpl gene encoding UDP-N-acetylmuramate:L-alanyl-gamma-D-glutamyl-meso-diaminopimelate ligase: MHIHILGICGTFMGGLAVLARQAGHKVTGCDANVYPPMSTQLEEQGIALIEGFGAEQIALQPDLYVIGNVVSRGNPLMEEILNRGLPYTSGPQWIGEHILRHRWVLAVAGTHGKTTTSSMLAWILEDAGYAPGFLIGGVPMNFGISARLGGEGRDRESAFFVIEADEYDTAFFDKRSKFVHYHARTAILNNLEYDHADIFPDLAAIETQFHHLVRTVPGVGRLVVNAREPALERVLARGCWSEKELFGARDASGWSLHEHHDGSFDVFLDGEQQGTVQWKLSGEHNRLNALAAIAAARHVGVPPAQAIAALGNFESVRRRMEVRGVVNEITVYDDFAHHPTAIATTVAGLRKQAGGNARILAVLEPRSNTMKLGAMKDALPDSLAEADLVYGYGAASGKDALGWSLADALAPLGARAQAFNDIDALVAAVARDARPGDQVLAMSNGGFGGVHQKLLDALARR; this comes from the coding sequence ATGCATATACATATCCTTGGCATTTGCGGCACGTTCATGGGCGGCCTGGCCGTGCTGGCACGCCAGGCGGGCCACAAGGTCACCGGTTGCGACGCCAATGTCTATCCGCCGATGAGCACCCAGCTGGAAGAGCAGGGCATTGCGCTGATCGAGGGCTTTGGCGCCGAGCAGATCGCGCTGCAGCCCGACCTGTACGTGATCGGCAACGTGGTGTCGCGCGGCAATCCGCTGATGGAAGAAATCCTCAACCGCGGCCTGCCCTATACCTCCGGCCCGCAGTGGATAGGCGAGCACATCCTGCGTCATCGCTGGGTCTTGGCAGTGGCTGGTACCCACGGCAAGACCACCACGTCCTCGATGCTGGCCTGGATACTGGAAGACGCCGGCTATGCGCCGGGCTTCCTGATCGGCGGCGTGCCGATGAACTTCGGCATCTCGGCGCGGCTGGGCGGCGAGGGCAGGGACAGGGAGTCCGCCTTCTTCGTCATCGAAGCCGATGAATACGACACCGCCTTCTTCGACAAGCGCAGCAAGTTCGTGCACTACCACGCGCGCACCGCGATCCTGAACAATCTGGAATACGATCACGCCGACATCTTCCCCGATCTGGCCGCCATCGAGACCCAGTTCCATCACCTGGTGCGCACCGTGCCGGGCGTGGGCCGGCTGGTGGTCAATGCCCGCGAACCGGCGCTGGAGCGGGTGCTGGCGCGCGGCTGCTGGAGCGAGAAGGAACTGTTCGGCGCGCGTGACGCGTCCGGCTGGAGCCTGCATGAGCATCACGACGGCAGCTTCGATGTCTTCCTCGACGGCGAGCAGCAGGGCACGGTGCAATGGAAGCTGTCGGGCGAGCACAACCGCCTGAACGCCCTGGCGGCGATTGCCGCGGCGCGCCATGTCGGTGTGCCGCCTGCGCAGGCGATTGCCGCGCTTGGAAATTTCGAGAGCGTGCGGCGGCGCATGGAAGTGCGCGGCGTGGTCAATGAGATCACGGTCTATGACGACTTCGCCCATCATCCGACCGCGATCGCCACCACCGTGGCCGGCTTGCGCAAGCAGGCCGGCGGCAATGCCCGCATCCTGGCGGTGCTGGAGCCGCGTTCCAACACCATGAAGCTCGGCGCGATGAAGGATGCGCTGCCCGACAGCCTGGCCGAAGCTGACCTGGTGTATGGCTATGGCGCGGCTAGCGGCAAGGATGCGCTGGGCTGGAGCCTGGCCGATGCGCTGGCGCCGCTGGGCGCGCGGGCGCAGGCGTTCAATGACATCGACGCGCTGGTGGCAGCGGTCGCCCGCGACGCCCGTCCCGGCGACCAGGTGCTCGCCATGAGCAATGGCGGCTTCGGCGGCGTGCACCAGAAGCTGCTCGACGCGCTGGCGCGGCGCTGA
- a CDS encoding TlpA disulfide reductase family protein gives MLPLLAVAVVFGLAGAWFGSKRFATQPAQPEASAGFYNRTLPDAKGENIAMTKWKGQALVLNFWATWCAPCVEEMPELTALQKEIQPRNIQILGIGIDNPASISAFAEKYQIGYPLYVAGIDGSELSRQMGNQAGGLPFTVLLDASGKVRKTYLGRLKMDELRRDLNAL, from the coding sequence ATGCTGCCGCTTCTCGCCGTTGCCGTCGTCTTCGGCCTGGCCGGCGCCTGGTTCGGCAGCAAGCGCTTCGCCACCCAGCCCGCGCAACCCGAGGCCAGCGCCGGCTTCTACAACCGCACCCTGCCCGACGCCAAGGGCGAAAACATCGCAATGACCAAATGGAAGGGCCAGGCGCTGGTGCTGAATTTTTGGGCGACCTGGTGCGCGCCCTGTGTCGAGGAAATGCCGGAACTGACCGCGCTGCAAAAGGAGATTCAGCCCAGGAACATCCAGATCCTCGGCATCGGGATCGATAATCCGGCCAGCATCAGCGCGTTTGCCGAGAAATACCAGATCGGCTATCCGCTCTACGTGGCCGGCATCGACGGCTCCGAACTGTCGCGCCAGATGGGCAACCAGGCCGGCGGCTTGCCGTTTACCGTACTGCTGGATGCGTCGGGCAAGGTCAGGAAGACCTATCTCGGGCGGCTGAAAATGGACGAGCTGCGGCGCGATCTGAACGCCTTGTAA
- the aroQ gene encoding type II 3-dehydroquinate dehydratase, which produces MAKNLLLLNGPNLNLLGTREPEVYGSTTLADVEQAAQAQASAADAVIATFQSNHEGALIDRIQAARLEKVDAIIINPGGLTHTSVALRDALAGVAIPFVEIHISNIHKREPFRHKSFLSDIAVGVICGLGVEGYRAAIDFALKKL; this is translated from the coding sequence ATGGCAAAAAATCTACTCTTGCTCAATGGTCCCAACCTGAATCTGCTGGGAACCCGTGAGCCGGAAGTGTATGGATCGACCACCTTGGCGGACGTTGAGCAGGCAGCACAGGCACAGGCAAGCGCCGCCGATGCTGTCATCGCGACATTCCAGAGCAATCACGAAGGCGCATTGATCGACCGGATTCAGGCAGCACGTCTTGAAAAGGTCGACGCCATCATCATCAATCCCGGTGGACTGACGCATACCAGCGTTGCCTTGCGCGATGCGCTGGCTGGCGTCGCCATTCCGTTTGTGGAAATCCATATTTCCAACATCCACAAGCGCGAACCCTTCCGCCACAAATCGTTTCTCTCCGATATCGCTGTCGGCGTGATCTGCGGCCTGGGGGTCGAAGGTTACCGTGCCGCGATCGATTTCGCGCTCAAAAAGCTTTAA
- the accB gene encoding acetyl-CoA carboxylase biotin carboxyl carrier protein: MDLRKLKTLIDLVAESDIAELEVTEGESKVRIVKSSATPHNQLVMMQPQAMAQQPAQSAAPAPAAPAAAAIEAVPTGHVVKSPMVGTFYRAASPGSAPFVDIGATVKEGDTLCIIEAMKLLNEIDADASGVIQQILVENGQPVEFGQPLFIIG, encoded by the coding sequence ATGGATTTACGTAAACTGAAGACCTTGATCGACCTGGTCGCAGAATCAGATATCGCCGAGCTTGAAGTGACTGAAGGCGAAAGCAAGGTCCGCATCGTCAAATCCTCGGCTACTCCGCATAACCAGCTGGTGATGATGCAGCCGCAGGCCATGGCGCAGCAACCGGCCCAGAGCGCCGCGCCGGCGCCGGCCGCTCCGGCTGCCGCCGCCATCGAAGCCGTACCCACGGGCCATGTGGTGAAGTCGCCGATGGTCGGCACCTTCTATCGCGCCGCATCGCCTGGCTCGGCGCCGTTCGTCGACATCGGCGCCACCGTCAAGGAAGGCGACACCCTGTGCATCATCGAGGCAATGAAGCTGTTGAATGAGATCGATGCCGATGCTTCCGGCGTGATCCAGCAAATCCTGGTCGAGAACGGCCAGCCAGTCGAGTTCGGTCAGCCGCTGTTCATCATCGGATGA
- the accC gene encoding acetyl-CoA carboxylase biotin carboxylase subunit: MFEKILIANRGEIALRIQRACREMGIKTVVVHSEADREAKYVKLADESVCIGPAASSLSYLSMPAIISAAEVTDAEAIHPGYGFLSENADFAERVEQSGFVFIGPRSDAIRLMGDKVSAKQAMIKAGVPCVPGSDGALPEDPKEIIRIARKVGYPVIIKAAGGGGGRGMRVVHTEAALLSAVTMTRTEAGTAFGNPEVYMEKYLENPRHVEIQVLADEFKNAVWLGERDCSMQRRHQKVIEEAPAVGIARKLIEKIGDRCAEACRRIGYRGAGTFEFLYENGEFYFIEMNTRIQVEHPVTEMITGIDLVQEQIRIAAGEKLRFRQRDVELKGHAIECRINAEDPFKFTPSPGRITSWHPPGGPGIRVDSHAYAGYYVPPHYDSMVGKVIAYGATREQAIRRMQIALSEMVVEGILTNIPLHRELMVDARFIEGGTNIHYLEHKLATKPDLPKEAA, translated from the coding sequence ATGTTTGAAAAAATCCTCATTGCCAACCGCGGCGAAATTGCGCTGCGCATACAGCGCGCCTGCCGCGAGATGGGCATCAAGACCGTGGTCGTCCACTCGGAAGCCGACCGCGAAGCCAAGTATGTGAAGCTGGCCGATGAATCGGTCTGCATTGGCCCGGCTGCCTCGTCCCTGAGCTACCTGAGCATGCCGGCCATTATCAGCGCAGCCGAAGTCACCGATGCCGAAGCCATCCATCCCGGCTACGGATTCCTGTCCGAGAACGCCGACTTCGCCGAGCGGGTGGAGCAGTCCGGCTTCGTCTTCATCGGCCCGCGCTCGGACGCGATCCGCCTGATGGGCGACAAGGTGTCCGCCAAGCAGGCCATGATCAAGGCCGGCGTGCCCTGCGTGCCCGGCTCGGACGGCGCGCTGCCGGAAGACCCGAAGGAAATCATCCGTATTGCCCGCAAGGTCGGCTATCCGGTCATCATCAAGGCCGCCGGCGGCGGCGGCGGACGCGGCATGCGCGTGGTGCATACCGAGGCGGCGCTGCTGTCGGCGGTGACGATGACCCGCACCGAGGCTGGCACCGCCTTCGGCAACCCGGAAGTCTATATGGAGAAGTACCTGGAAAATCCGCGCCACGTGGAAATCCAGGTGCTGGCCGATGAATTCAAGAACGCCGTCTGGCTGGGCGAGCGCGACTGCTCGATGCAGCGCCGCCACCAGAAGGTGATCGAGGAAGCGCCGGCAGTCGGCATTGCGCGCAAGCTGATCGAGAAGATCGGCGACCGCTGCGCCGAAGCCTGCCGCCGCATCGGCTACCGCGGCGCCGGCACCTTCGAGTTCCTGTATGAGAACGGCGAGTTCTACTTCATCGAGATGAATACCCGCATCCAGGTCGAGCATCCGGTAACCGAGATGATCACCGGCATCGACCTGGTGCAGGAACAGATCCGCATCGCCGCCGGCGAGAAGCTGCGCTTCCGCCAGCGCGATGTCGAGCTGAAGGGCCATGCGATCGAATGCCGCATCAATGCCGAAGACCCGTTCAAGTTCACGCCCTCGCCGGGACGCATCACCTCCTGGCATCCGCCCGGCGGCCCCGGCATCCGGGTCGACTCCCATGCCTATGCCGGCTACTACGTGCCGCCGCATTACGACTCCATGGTGGGCAAGGTGATCGCCTATGGCGCCACCCGTGAGCAGGCCATCCGCCGCATGCAGATCGCGCTGTCGGAAATGGTGGTCGAAGGCATCCTGACCAACATCCCGCTGCACCGCGAACTGATGGTGGATGCGCGCTTCATCGAAGGCGGCACCAATATCCATTACCTGGAGCACAAGCTGGCGACCAAGCCGGACTTGCCCAAGGAAGCGGCTTAA
- the prmA gene encoding 50S ribosomal protein L11 methyltransferase: MSWTEIVIEVPLHQAELLSDALMEAGALSVSVEDADAGTDAEQPVFGEPGMEPTQPGWERSRVVALADADADHNAIIGDALAALGLSAGEVRHELRTVADQDWVRLTQSQFEPIHIGRNIWVVPSWHDAPDPDALVLELDPGLAFGTGSHPTTRLCMEWLESHPPRGLSVLDYGCGSGILAMVAAKLGATPVAGVDIDPQAIESANFNAQRNHCDIAYYLPDQFGATEAQTRYDVVVANILSSPLKLMAPMLAGRVRPGGALVLSGVLARQAQEVIDAYAPYIALSVWAEREGWVALAGAAKADGGR; the protein is encoded by the coding sequence ATGAGCTGGACCGAAATCGTGATCGAAGTACCCCTGCACCAGGCCGAACTGCTGTCGGACGCGCTGATGGAAGCCGGCGCGCTGTCGGTGTCGGTGGAAGATGCCGATGCCGGCACCGATGCCGAGCAGCCGGTGTTTGGCGAACCCGGCATGGAGCCGACCCAGCCGGGCTGGGAACGCAGCCGCGTGGTGGCGCTGGCCGATGCCGATGCCGACCACAACGCCATCATCGGCGACGCGCTGGCGGCGCTGGGCCTGTCCGCCGGCGAGGTACGGCATGAGCTGCGCACGGTGGCGGACCAGGATTGGGTGCGGCTGACGCAATCGCAGTTCGAGCCCATCCATATCGGCAGGAACATCTGGGTGGTGCCGAGCTGGCATGACGCGCCCGATCCGGATGCGCTGGTGCTGGAACTGGACCCTGGCCTGGCCTTCGGCACCGGCAGCCATCCCACTACCCGGCTATGCATGGAATGGCTGGAATCCCATCCGCCGCGCGGCCTGTCTGTGCTCGACTATGGCTGCGGCTCCGGCATCCTGGCCATGGTGGCCGCGAAACTTGGCGCAACGCCAGTGGCCGGTGTGGACATTGACCCGCAGGCGATCGAATCGGCCAACTTCAATGCGCAGCGCAACCACTGCGACATTGCCTATTACCTGCCCGACCAGTTCGGCGCCACCGAAGCGCAGACACGCTACGACGTGGTAGTGGCCAACATCCTGTCAAGCCCGCTGAAGCTGATGGCGCCGATGCTGGCCGGCCGGGTCAGGCCAGGCGGCGCCCTGGTATTGTCGGGCGTGCTGGCGCGCCAGGCGCAGGAAGTCATCGATGCCTATGCGCCCTATATTGCGCTGAGCGTCTGGGCCGAACGTGAAGGCTGGGTGGCGCTTGCAGGTGCCGCCAAGGCCGACGGCGGCCGGTAA
- a CDS encoding DUF3426 domain-containing protein: protein MAMVLATRCPHCRTTFRVVQDQLKLRGGLVRCGACKEIFNGTEHLLRPMEPSAPATAPQAEAGSPAAPAASTTAAATSAATAQPPLNTPATPAAPAMPPAADTPATEQPSPDPLLRMTLMDFSHFDEETGRPDTTPPPGAPQPPAQPAFSLPRMAAAPAAEPAEAGTGTSTRAADSGDDLGRVIDDLKSKPWRGMSGKRARPDEDAIDALDSAEPDFVMRARRQQRLARSTRLGLLAGSVFLALLLLFQIVYHFRVQLAAASPAASTMLAGLCRLAGCTVGLPAHIEMVTIESSELQALPGNTDTFTLLALLRNRSATRQQWPHIELTLNDANEAAVARRVIAPRDYLPAGQDPAEGFAPNSEQPARLVFNLTQVKAAGFRVYLFYP from the coding sequence ATGGCAATGGTGCTGGCAACACGCTGCCCGCACTGCCGGACCACGTTCCGGGTCGTCCAGGACCAGCTCAAGCTGCGTGGCGGCCTGGTGCGCTGCGGCGCCTGCAAGGAAATCTTCAACGGCACCGAACACCTGCTGCGGCCGATGGAGCCGTCGGCACCTGCCACTGCGCCGCAGGCGGAAGCAGGTTCGCCGGCCGCGCCGGCTGCCTCGACTACTGCCGCCGCTACTTCGGCTGCGACGGCGCAACCGCCGCTCAACACGCCAGCGACGCCCGCCGCGCCCGCCATGCCGCCCGCAGCCGATACTCCGGCCACCGAGCAGCCATCGCCCGATCCGCTGCTGCGCATGACGCTGATGGACTTCTCCCATTTCGATGAAGAGACCGGGAGGCCCGACACGACGCCGCCGCCCGGCGCGCCACAGCCCCCTGCCCAGCCCGCGTTTTCATTGCCGCGCATGGCTGCCGCGCCGGCTGCGGAGCCGGCCGAGGCAGGCACAGGCACAAGTACACGCGCCGCCGACAGCGGCGACGACCTTGGACGCGTGATCGACGACCTGAAGAGCAAGCCGTGGCGCGGCATGAGCGGCAAGCGTGCCCGCCCCGATGAAGATGCAATCGACGCGCTCGACTCGGCGGAGCCGGACTTCGTGATGCGCGCCCGTCGCCAGCAACGCCTGGCACGCAGTACCCGGCTGGGCCTGCTGGCCGGATCGGTCTTTCTGGCGCTGCTGCTGCTCTTTCAGATCGTGTACCACTTCCGGGTGCAGCTGGCAGCCGCGTCGCCCGCGGCCTCCACCATGCTGGCCGGCCTGTGCCGCCTTGCCGGCTGCACGGTCGGCCTGCCAGCGCATATCGAGATGGTGACCATCGAATCGAGCGAGCTGCAGGCCCTGCCCGGCAACACCGACACCTTCACCCTGCTGGCCCTCTTGCGCAACCGCAGCGCTACCCGCCAGCAATGGCCGCACATCGAGCTGACCCTGAACGACGCCAACGAGGCCGCGGTGGCGCGCCGGGTAATCGCACCGCGCGACTACCTGCCCGCCGGCCAGGATCCCGCAGAAGGCTTTGCACCCAATTCCGAGCAGCCGGCACGGCTGGTATTCAATCTCACGCAGGTCAAGGCCGCCGGTTTTCGCGTCTACCTGTTCTATCCCTGA
- a CDS encoding carbohydrate kinase family protein, translating to MTALICGSLAFDTIMAFGGRFSEALLADQLHKINVAFLVPSMRREFGGCAGNIAYNLKLLGGDPLIMATIGQDGGAYHERLDQLDISRRCIRTIDDAYTAQAFITTDAGSNQITAFHPGAMSVSFENKVADAGAVKLAIIAPDGRDGMLQHAQQCADLNVPFIFDPGQGLPMFDGAELTRFIELATWVAVNDYEAELLMERTGLSLADIAGKVDALVVTRGERGSEIHTGGKRIDIPCVPVEKVVDPTGCGDAFRAGMMHGLSRGFDWETTGRIASLMGAIKITHQGGQNHAPSLAEIEERFEQAFGYRF from the coding sequence ATGACTGCCCTCATCTGCGGCTCGCTTGCCTTCGATACCATCATGGCCTTCGGCGGCCGCTTTTCCGAAGCCCTGCTGGCCGATCAGCTGCACAAGATCAATGTGGCCTTCCTAGTGCCCAGCATGCGCCGCGAGTTTGGCGGCTGCGCCGGCAACATTGCCTATAACCTGAAGCTTCTGGGCGGCGATCCGCTGATCATGGCCACCATAGGCCAGGACGGCGGCGCCTATCATGAACGGCTGGACCAGCTGGATATCTCGCGTCGCTGCATCCGCACGATAGACGATGCCTATACCGCGCAGGCCTTCATCACCACCGATGCCGGCAGCAACCAGATCACCGCCTTCCATCCGGGCGCGATGTCAGTGTCCTTCGAGAACAAGGTTGCCGACGCCGGCGCCGTCAAGCTCGCCATCATTGCGCCCGATGGCCGCGACGGCATGCTGCAGCATGCGCAGCAGTGCGCCGACCTGAACGTGCCCTTCATCTTCGATCCGGGCCAGGGCCTGCCGATGTTCGACGGCGCCGAACTCACCCGCTTCATTGAACTTGCCACCTGGGTTGCAGTCAACGACTACGAGGCCGAGCTGCTGATGGAACGCACCGGCCTGTCCCTTGCCGACATCGCCGGCAAGGTGGACGCGCTGGTCGTGACCCGCGGCGAGCGCGGCTCTGAAATCCACACCGGCGGCAAGCGCATCGACATACCCTGTGTGCCGGTCGAGAAGGTGGTCGACCCTACCGGCTGCGGCGACGCCTTCCGCGCCGGCATGATGCATGGCCTGTCGCGTGGTTTTGACTGGGAAACCACGGGCCGCATCGCCAGCCTGATGGGCGCGATCAAGATCACCCATCAGGGCGGCCAGAATCATGCGCCGTCGCTGGCCGAAATCGAAGAGCGCTTCGAGCAGGCTTTCGGTTACCGTTTCTGA